From one Conexibacter woesei Iso977N genomic stretch:
- a CDS encoding acyl-CoA dehydrogenase family protein, whose product MINLETPKKFGPLIAQARQVADEVFRPISRRYDRDEHERPKELDMLAALVDGMNDGSDMGGAGAAGVRRSSNGNGKKADDGGTRNGSNLSTALSIMELCRGDVGLLLSMPRQGLGNSAIASVADDEQLERFAGRWAAMAITEPEAGSDSAAIRTTAVLDGEDYVLNGEKIYVTAGERADLVVVWATLDRTKGRGAIKSFVVERSNPGLVLDRLEHKLGIRASDTAAFSLVDCRVPKENLLGPPGIADTNGFAGAMQTFDNTRPLVAAMAVGLTRGCLEETRKLLEQAGVTIDHGAPVATQSAAAAEFIQMDADYESAYLLTMQAAWMADNSKPNSLQASMAKAKAGRTCVDVALRCVELAGALGYSEDLLLEKWARDAKILDIFEGTQQIQLLIIARQLLGLSSAQLR is encoded by the coding sequence ATGATCAACCTCGAGACCCCCAAGAAGTTCGGCCCGCTGATCGCCCAGGCGCGACAGGTGGCCGACGAGGTCTTCCGGCCGATCTCGCGCAGGTACGACCGCGACGAGCACGAGCGGCCCAAGGAGCTCGACATGCTCGCCGCGCTGGTCGACGGCATGAACGACGGCTCCGACATGGGCGGCGCGGGCGCCGCCGGCGTGCGGCGGTCGAGCAACGGCAACGGCAAGAAGGCCGACGACGGCGGCACCCGCAACGGGTCGAACCTCTCGACCGCGCTGTCGATCATGGAGCTGTGCCGCGGCGACGTCGGCCTGCTGCTGTCGATGCCGCGCCAGGGGCTGGGCAACTCGGCGATCGCATCGGTCGCCGACGACGAGCAGCTCGAGCGCTTCGCCGGCCGCTGGGCGGCGATGGCGATCACCGAGCCCGAGGCCGGCAGCGACTCCGCCGCGATCCGGACGACCGCGGTCCTCGACGGTGAGGACTACGTGCTCAACGGCGAGAAGATCTACGTGACGGCCGGCGAGCGCGCCGACCTCGTGGTCGTCTGGGCGACGCTGGACCGCACGAAGGGCCGCGGGGCGATCAAGTCGTTCGTCGTCGAGCGCTCCAACCCCGGGCTGGTCCTCGACCGCCTGGAGCACAAGCTCGGCATCCGCGCGTCGGACACCGCGGCGTTCAGCCTCGTCGACTGCCGCGTGCCGAAGGAGAACCTGCTCGGCCCGCCCGGCATCGCCGACACCAACGGCTTCGCGGGCGCGATGCAGACGTTCGACAACACGCGCCCGCTGGTCGCCGCGATGGCCGTCGGCCTGACGCGCGGCTGCCTGGAGGAGACCAGGAAGCTCCTGGAGCAGGCGGGCGTGACGATCGACCACGGCGCGCCGGTCGCGACGCAGAGCGCGGCGGCCGCCGAGTTCATCCAGATGGACGCCGACTACGAGTCCGCGTACCTGCTGACGATGCAGGCCGCGTGGATGGCCGACAACTCGAAGCCCAACTCGCTGCAGGCCTCGATGGCCAAGGCGAAGGCGGGGCGGACGTGCGTGGACGTCGCGCTGCGCTGCGTCGAGCTGGCGGGCGCGCTCGGCTACAGCGAGGACCTGCTGCTGGAGAAGTGGGCGCGCGACGCGAAGATCCTGGACATCTTCGAGGGCACGCAGCAGATCCAGCTGCTGATCATCGCGCGGCAGCTCCTGGGGTTGAGTAGCGCTCAGCTTCGTTGA
- a CDS encoding GNAT family N-acetyltransferase — MPELPTVRLQILDATALQALVSGNLRAASDAAGVALPIEFLNDTWLWTLRLGQMIGEPEVTPWLVRVIVPETGPGAGTAVGHAGYHGAPDERGMVEIGYRIIPAMRRNGYAQAAVTELLAWARANGATIARASISPGNARSLAIAAAFGFVEVGEQIDEIDGRELVFERSI; from the coding sequence ATGCCCGAGCTCCCCACGGTCCGCCTTCAGATCCTCGACGCGACCGCGCTGCAGGCGCTGGTCTCCGGCAACCTGCGTGCCGCGAGCGACGCGGCCGGCGTCGCGCTGCCGATCGAGTTCCTCAACGACACGTGGCTGTGGACGCTGCGCCTCGGCCAGATGATCGGCGAGCCCGAGGTCACGCCGTGGCTCGTGCGCGTGATCGTCCCGGAGACCGGGCCGGGCGCGGGCACGGCCGTCGGCCACGCCGGCTACCACGGCGCGCCCGACGAGCGCGGCATGGTCGAGATCGGCTACCGGATCATCCCGGCGATGCGCCGCAACGGCTACGCGCAGGCCGCGGTCACCGAGCTGCTGGCGTGGGCGAGGGCCAACGGCGCGACGATCGCGCGCGCCTCGATCAGCCCCGGCAACGCGCGTTCGCTGGCGATCGCGGCGGCCTTCGGCTTCGTCGAGGTCGGCGAGCAGATCGACGAGATCGACGGTCGGGAACTGGTCTTCGAGCGGTCGATCTGA
- a CDS encoding acyl-CoA dehydrogenase family protein — MNRTLYDDDHKLFRESAAAFVDREILPARESIREERRIPKELWLKAGDSGFLGVAVAEEYGGSDVDFRYNAIFNEELSRAGMAFSSSFTIHADVCAPYLTRLTSEEQKQRWLPKFCSGEMVTAIGMTEPEAGSDLQGLKTTAKRDGSDWVINGSKTFITNGAHADLVIVAARTATDPKGRGISLFAIEEGMEGFSRGRKLHKVGQHEADTAELFFENVRVTDDQLIGEVDRGFHHMMEHLAQERLGSAISNTAHAQQAFAVTLEYIKSRKAFGRPIGTFQNSRFLAADLQTRLDVTQSFVDQCVIAHAAHELSAVDAAKAKWWSAEVQNLVIDACVQLHGGYGYMEEYEVAHAWMDARVTKIWAGSNEIMKEIIGRDLGLGEVRA; from the coding sequence CTGAACCGCACGCTGTATGACGATGATCACAAGCTGTTCCGGGAGTCTGCTGCTGCTTTCGTGGATCGGGAGATCCTGCCGGCGCGGGAGTCGATCCGGGAGGAGCGGCGGATTCCGAAGGAGCTGTGGCTGAAGGCCGGGGATTCCGGGTTCCTGGGGGTCGCGGTTGCCGAGGAGTACGGCGGCAGCGATGTCGACTTCCGCTACAACGCGATCTTCAACGAGGAGCTGTCGCGGGCGGGGATGGCGTTCTCGTCGTCGTTCACGATCCACGCCGACGTGTGCGCCCCGTACCTGACGCGCCTGACCTCGGAGGAGCAGAAGCAGCGCTGGCTGCCGAAGTTCTGCTCCGGCGAGATGGTCACCGCGATCGGCATGACGGAGCCGGAGGCCGGCTCCGATCTGCAGGGCCTGAAGACCACCGCCAAGCGCGACGGCTCCGACTGGGTCATCAACGGCTCGAAGACCTTCATCACCAACGGCGCGCACGCCGACCTCGTGATCGTCGCCGCCCGCACGGCGACCGACCCGAAGGGCCGCGGCATCAGCCTCTTCGCGATCGAGGAGGGCATGGAGGGCTTCTCGCGTGGGCGCAAGCTCCACAAGGTCGGCCAGCACGAGGCCGACACGGCCGAGCTGTTCTTCGAGAACGTCCGCGTCACCGACGACCAGCTGATCGGCGAGGTCGACCGCGGTTTCCACCACATGATGGAGCACTTGGCCCAGGAGCGGCTGGGCTCGGCGATCTCCAACACCGCACATGCTCAGCAGGCCTTCGCGGTCACCCTCGAGTACATCAAGTCGCGCAAGGCGTTCGGCCGGCCGATCGGGACCTTCCAGAACTCGCGCTTCCTCGCCGCCGACCTGCAGACGCGCCTCGACGTGACGCAGTCGTTCGTCGACCAGTGCGTGATCGCGCACGCCGCGCACGAGCTCTCAGCGGTCGACGCGGCCAAGGCGAAGTGGTGGTCGGCCGAGGTCCAGAACCTGGTCATCGACGCCTGCGTCCAGCTCCACGGCGGCTACGGCTACATGGAGGAGTACGAGGTCGCCCACGCCTGGATGGACGCCCGCGTCACCAAGATCTGGGCGGGCTCCAACGAGATCATGAAGGAGATCATCGGCCGCGACCTGGGCCTCGGCGAGGTCCGGGCCTAG
- a CDS encoding cytochrome P450, translated as MSAEPLDLKDVNVTERENWPDGPPHELFKRMRGGCPVHWTEKITEYPDEKGFWSVTTAEDVHAVSRDWETYSSATGFTLLTDAILPLALAQGMFIGMDPPRHDRLKALFQRGFTPKRTAEHEPAIREITTAVLDRLEGRETADLVSDVAQPVVARVIGSFMGTAPEDDAIWARLMNQTLGAGDPDMNPEGVQTVMERDVPEIFRRCQLLIEERRERPTEDLMSVLVHADIDGEQLTDVEIVMGFFLLVAAGNDSTKATYSSAMRALMEDSSQRDLLLADMSLVPSAVEEALRMFPAFAHFRRTATRDVELNGAQIKAGDKVAMWYVSSNRDETRYEDPDRFDVTRNPEHQAFGAGGRHFCLGTALARLELRILIEETLKRYPAMEIAGEPHYAESPFINQLKNLPVRLNA; from the coding sequence ATGTCCGCGGAACCGCTTGATCTCAAGGACGTCAACGTCACCGAGCGCGAGAACTGGCCGGACGGCCCGCCGCACGAGCTCTTCAAGCGGATGCGCGGGGGGTGCCCGGTCCACTGGACCGAGAAGATCACCGAGTACCCCGACGAGAAGGGCTTCTGGTCGGTCACGACCGCTGAGGATGTCCACGCGGTCTCGCGCGACTGGGAGACCTACTCCTCGGCGACCGGCTTCACGTTGCTGACCGACGCGATCCTGCCGCTGGCGCTCGCGCAGGGCATGTTCATCGGGATGGACCCGCCGCGCCACGACCGCCTCAAGGCGCTGTTCCAGCGCGGCTTCACGCCCAAGCGCACCGCCGAGCACGAGCCCGCGATCCGCGAGATCACCACCGCCGTGCTCGACCGCCTCGAGGGCCGCGAGACCGCCGACCTCGTCAGCGACGTCGCCCAGCCGGTCGTCGCGCGCGTCATCGGGTCGTTCATGGGCACCGCGCCCGAGGACGACGCGATCTGGGCGCGGCTGATGAACCAGACGCTCGGCGCCGGCGACCCGGACATGAACCCCGAGGGCGTCCAGACCGTGATGGAGCGCGACGTGCCGGAGATCTTCCGGCGCTGCCAGCTGCTGATCGAGGAGCGGCGCGAGCGCCCGACCGAGGACTTGATGTCCGTGTTGGTCCACGCCGACATCGACGGCGAGCAGCTGACCGACGTCGAGATCGTCATGGGCTTCTTCCTGCTCGTCGCCGCGGGCAACGACTCCACGAAGGCGACGTACTCGTCGGCGATGCGCGCGCTGATGGAGGACTCGTCGCAGCGCGACCTGCTGCTCGCCGACATGTCGCTCGTCCCGAGCGCCGTCGAGGAGGCGCTGCGGATGTTCCCCGCGTTCGCGCACTTCCGCCGCACGGCGACGCGCGACGTCGAGCTCAACGGCGCGCAGATCAAGGCGGGCGACAAGGTCGCCATGTGGTACGTGTCGTCCAACCGCGACGAGACGCGCTACGAGGACCCGGACCGCTTCGACGTCACCCGCAACCCGGAGCACCAGGCCTTCGGCGCGGGCGGCCGCCACTTCTGCCTCGGGACCGCGCTGGCGCGCCTGGAGCTGCGGATCCTGATCGAGGAGACGCTGAAGCGCTACCCGGCGATGGAGATCGCCGGCGAGCCCCACTACGCCGAGTCGCCGTTCATCAACCAGCTCAAGAACCTCCCGGTGCGGCTCAACGCGTAG
- a CDS encoding OmpL47-type beta-barrel domain-containing protein, protein MTGRRFRAGASASAAVAVACSLALPAAGLASKPHTTTRTSAPRAAAARPAAVRRSFFPASLSSAPAAAAPGKTYKLKARLVNHGRATHAARFAVRLTKAGSRPVVVGHRAVVLKPGASKAITISVALPKGLKKGSYALVGCLPKGTQGWLACATAARHVEVGTASPAASISVKRAAAAAAESCSSGAHTLSRAGDHVYVEMGNGGYTSVHSDVHLIYDVAGNALLDGTYVDLTQQATQCLTDFSLDFEQANADPAGPNMAVSSITVNGRPATFRFAQPTYPGDPNGQDDPDPNAHLTGQTNPISATNPNAPACAPTTTSASGNGLQCPANKLVITPADPIPSGATFDVVVNYAGRPGVHVDGDGSTEGWFTGTDGSFVTTEPVGTMDWMPLNNHPSVKPTYDFYDTVPLGKTAIANGELVSTADDASDPRIAGGTTTWHWHSPEHIANYLVTNSIGAYDLSSRISSTGPNAGVVYYQAQSASIAATKKATNKTVMDTQQDITDFQTQFNGGFPFSTDGVIIGTPGASFEEEMQTKITFAGSSISSGTFYHENMHQWWGDNVSEGNFNLTFFKEGFAQLGEYLNNAKNAGGGGNVPGSASFETSLVNQFNTNYASTSAWTGAPSNPTPSSLFSTSFTYRRPATAYIALRQILGATPFNRALQEIQATYGGKSITEPQEEAVFHKYLPNQSAACSTKLDTFFTQWFDTAYPAGGGANKPQITGPGLTGPGFYDATGGCSSGTVPATTATVSPAAVGGWYSGPSVTLSATDAGGPGVGTSYISVDGADFVAYTGTPVPVAGDGTHTVRFYSVDTAGNQEPAGSLTFQEDSTAPVTTAAVTPVPDGGQIASGPATVTLSATDAGGSGVAATAYAVDGGDPVAWTGAPITVSGAGGHTVAFSSVDVAGNHEATRSVAFVIDATGSATVGGNVPSTLALEVGATSASLGTFVPGVAADDGTTIPVSVTSTGGNAALTIADPSGTATGHLVNGAFALASPLQAAATAGSGTPSFGAVTGVASPLTLLTYAAPVTRDPVTLWLKQYVGATDALRTGRYAKTIVVTLSTTQP, encoded by the coding sequence GTGACCGGACGTCGCTTCCGCGCCGGGGCTTCTGCCTCGGCGGCCGTCGCGGTGGCCTGCAGCCTCGCGCTGCCGGCCGCCGGCCTGGCCAGCAAGCCTCACACCACGACCAGGACGAGCGCTCCGCGCGCCGCGGCCGCCAGGCCGGCGGCCGTGCGCCGCTCGTTCTTCCCGGCGAGCCTCTCGTCGGCGCCCGCCGCCGCCGCGCCGGGCAAGACCTACAAGTTGAAGGCCCGGCTCGTGAACCACGGCCGCGCCACCCACGCCGCGCGCTTCGCGGTGCGGCTCACGAAGGCCGGCAGCAGGCCGGTCGTGGTCGGCCACCGCGCCGTCGTGCTCAAGCCCGGCGCGAGCAAGGCCATCACCATCTCCGTCGCTCTGCCCAAGGGCCTCAAGAAGGGCTCCTACGCGCTCGTCGGCTGCCTGCCGAAGGGCACGCAGGGCTGGCTGGCGTGCGCGACCGCCGCCCGTCACGTCGAGGTCGGGACGGCATCGCCGGCGGCCTCCATCAGCGTCAAGCGCGCGGCGGCCGCCGCTGCCGAGAGCTGCTCGTCCGGAGCGCACACGCTCTCCAGGGCGGGCGACCACGTCTACGTCGAGATGGGCAACGGCGGCTACACGTCGGTCCACTCCGACGTGCACCTGATCTACGACGTCGCGGGCAACGCGCTGCTCGACGGCACCTACGTCGACCTCACCCAGCAGGCGACGCAGTGCCTGACGGACTTCAGCCTCGACTTCGAGCAGGCCAACGCCGACCCCGCCGGGCCGAACATGGCGGTCAGCTCGATCACGGTCAACGGGAGGCCGGCGACGTTCAGGTTCGCCCAGCCGACCTACCCCGGCGACCCCAACGGCCAGGACGACCCGGACCCCAACGCGCACCTGACCGGGCAGACCAACCCGATCTCGGCCACCAACCCCAACGCGCCCGCGTGCGCGCCGACGACCACGTCGGCGTCCGGCAACGGCCTGCAGTGCCCGGCCAACAAGCTGGTGATCACGCCGGCCGACCCGATCCCGAGCGGCGCGACGTTCGACGTCGTCGTCAACTACGCCGGCCGCCCCGGCGTCCACGTCGACGGCGACGGCTCGACCGAGGGCTGGTTCACCGGCACCGACGGCTCGTTCGTCACCACCGAGCCCGTCGGGACGATGGACTGGATGCCGCTCAACAACCACCCGTCCGTGAAGCCGACCTACGACTTCTACGACACGGTGCCGCTCGGCAAGACGGCGATCGCCAACGGCGAGCTGGTCTCGACGGCCGACGACGCGTCCGACCCCCGGATCGCCGGCGGCACGACGACGTGGCACTGGCACTCGCCGGAGCACATCGCCAACTACCTGGTGACCAACAGCATCGGGGCCTACGACCTGAGCAGCCGGATCTCCTCGACGGGCCCGAACGCGGGCGTCGTCTACTACCAGGCGCAGAGCGCGTCGATCGCGGCCACCAAGAAGGCCACCAACAAGACCGTGATGGACACCCAGCAGGACATCACGGACTTCCAGACGCAGTTCAACGGCGGGTTCCCGTTCTCGACCGACGGCGTGATCATCGGCACCCCGGGCGCGAGCTTCGAGGAGGAGATGCAGACGAAGATCACCTTCGCCGGCAGCTCGATCAGCTCGGGGACCTTCTACCACGAGAACATGCACCAGTGGTGGGGCGACAACGTCAGCGAGGGCAACTTCAACCTGACGTTCTTCAAGGAGGGCTTCGCGCAGCTGGGCGAGTACCTCAACAACGCCAAGAACGCCGGCGGGGGCGGCAACGTCCCGGGCTCGGCGAGCTTCGAGACGTCGCTGGTCAACCAGTTCAACACCAACTACGCCTCGACCTCGGCCTGGACCGGCGCGCCGTCGAACCCGACGCCGTCGTCGCTGTTCAGCACGTCGTTCACCTACCGCCGGCCCGCCACCGCGTACATCGCGCTGCGCCAGATCCTCGGCGCGACCCCGTTCAACAGGGCGCTCCAGGAGATCCAGGCGACCTACGGGGGCAAGAGCATCACCGAGCCCCAGGAGGAGGCCGTCTTCCACAAGTACCTGCCGAACCAGAGCGCGGCGTGCTCCACCAAGTTGGACACGTTCTTCACGCAGTGGTTCGACACCGCCTACCCGGCGGGCGGCGGCGCCAACAAGCCGCAGATCACGGGGCCGGGCCTGACTGGCCCGGGCTTCTACGACGCGACCGGCGGCTGCTCGTCGGGCACGGTCCCGGCGACGACCGCGACGGTCTCCCCCGCCGCGGTCGGCGGCTGGTACTCGGGCCCGTCGGTGACGCTGAGCGCCACCGACGCGGGCGGGCCGGGCGTGGGCACGTCCTACATCTCGGTCGACGGCGCTGACTTCGTGGCCTACACCGGCACGCCGGTCCCGGTCGCGGGGGACGGCACGCACACCGTCCGCTTCTACTCGGTCGACACGGCCGGCAACCAGGAGCCGGCGGGGTCGCTGACGTTCCAGGAGGACTCGACGGCGCCGGTGACGACCGCGGCGGTGACGCCGGTCCCGGACGGCGGGCAGATCGCGTCCGGCCCGGCCACGGTCACGCTGAGCGCGACCGACGCCGGCGGCTCGGGCGTCGCGGCGACCGCCTACGCGGTCGACGGCGGCGACCCGGTCGCGTGGACGGGCGCGCCGATCACGGTGTCCGGCGCGGGCGGCCACACGGTCGCGTTCTCGTCGGTCGACGTGGCCGGCAACCACGAGGCGACCAGGTCGGTGGCCTTCGTGATCGACGCAACCGGGTCGGCGACGGTCGGCGGCAACGTGCCGAGCACGCTCGCGCTGGAGGTCGGGGCGACGAGCGCGTCGCTGGGCACGTTCGTCCCGGGGGTCGCCGCCGACGACGGCACGACGATCCCGGTGAGCGTGACCTCGACGGGCGGCAACGCCGCGCTGACGATCGCCGATCCGAGCGGGACGGCGACCGGCCACCTGGTCAACGGCGCGTTCGCGCTGGCCTCGCCGCTGCAGGCCGCGGCGACGGCGGGCAGCGGGACGCCGTCGTTCGGCGCGGTGACCGGCGTCGCGTCGCCGCTGACGCTGCTGACCTACGCCGCACCGGTCACCAGGGACCCGGTGACGCTGTGGCTGAAGCAGTACGTCGGGGCGACCGACGCCCTGCGGACCGGCAGGTACGCCAAGACGATCGTCGTGACGCTGTCGACGACGCAGCCGTAG
- a CDS encoding TetR/AcrR family transcriptional regulator → MSLRERKKAETRTAIADAAAQLFSERGFHHVTVGEVAEAAGVSKQTVFNHFANKEELVFDRAAEVEEIIVATVRDRPAGTTTVEAFKAMTRAFWTRVDDLAEDRPQAGFFLIVERTPALQAYQRELGARIVDRVEHEIRTEARARPDDLRPRYAAASLCGIHFGVADIFRTHVAAGDPPSQFLKALLRRADEAYNMLADGVGAYPER, encoded by the coding sequence ATGTCGCTGCGCGAGCGCAAGAAGGCCGAGACCCGGACCGCGATCGCCGACGCCGCCGCGCAGCTGTTCAGCGAGCGCGGGTTCCATCACGTGACCGTCGGCGAGGTCGCCGAGGCCGCCGGCGTGTCGAAGCAGACGGTCTTCAACCACTTCGCCAACAAGGAGGAGCTGGTCTTCGACCGCGCCGCCGAGGTCGAGGAGATCATCGTCGCCACCGTCCGCGACCGGCCCGCCGGCACCACCACGGTCGAGGCGTTCAAGGCGATGACGCGCGCGTTCTGGACCCGCGTCGACGACCTCGCCGAGGACCGGCCCCAGGCCGGCTTCTTCCTCATCGTCGAGCGCACGCCCGCGCTGCAGGCCTACCAGCGGGAGCTGGGGGCCAGGATCGTCGACCGCGTCGAGCACGAGATCCGCACGGAGGCGAGGGCGAGGCCGGACGACCTGCGCCCGCGCTACGCGGCGGCGTCGCTCTGCGGCATCCACTTCGGCGTCGCCGACATCTTCCGCACGCACGTCGCGGCCGGCGACCCGCCGTCGCAGTTCCTGAAGGCCTTGCTGCGCCGCGCCGACGAGGCCTACAACATGCTCGCCGACGGCGTCGGCGCCTACCCGGAACGCTGA
- a CDS encoding NYN domain-containing protein, with the protein MAETFLLVDGENIDATLGGSLLGRRPEPEERPRWDRVRKYGQAVWEQPARGLFYLNGSGQIPMSFVQALDALEYRPVLLSGPPEVKVVDVAIQRTLEALAQRGDGDVLLCSHDGDFAPQIAELLRDGERRVGVIGFRELISTQLADLQADGLELYDLEDDVGAFTVALPRIRVIPIDRFDPWTLLG; encoded by the coding sequence ATGGCCGAGACCTTCCTGCTCGTCGATGGCGAGAACATCGACGCGACGCTCGGCGGCTCCCTGCTCGGGCGCCGGCCGGAGCCCGAGGAGCGGCCGCGGTGGGACCGGGTCCGCAAGTACGGCCAGGCGGTCTGGGAGCAGCCGGCGCGCGGGCTGTTCTACCTCAACGGCTCGGGGCAGATCCCGATGTCGTTCGTCCAGGCGCTGGACGCCCTGGAGTACCGGCCGGTGCTGCTGTCCGGGCCGCCCGAGGTCAAGGTCGTCGACGTCGCGATCCAGCGCACGCTGGAGGCGCTGGCCCAGCGCGGCGACGGCGACGTGCTGCTCTGCTCCCACGACGGCGACTTCGCGCCGCAGATCGCCGAGCTTTTGCGCGACGGCGAGCGCCGCGTCGGCGTCATCGGCTTCCGCGAGCTGATCTCGACCCAGCTCGCCGACCTCCAGGCCGACGGCCTCGAGTTGTATGACTTGGAAGACGACGTCGGGGCCTTCACGGTCGCGCTCCCGCGCATCCGCGTGATCCCGATCGATCGCTTCGACCCGTGGACGCTACTTGGCTAG
- a CDS encoding patatin-like phospholipase family protein — MMHPVLELLRARAAGEARGDARLALVLEGGGMRGVVSSAMADALEARDLRDAFDLVVGTSAGALNGAAFLAGVARGCTDNYLDADLVKRYIAPRRLLIGRAAVDVAFTLDRNNPGLDGDRHRRTAESGKLHAIAIDVATARPETLSDLTTPEDLRGGLLATSRLPWLGGDPVAFRGRRWLDGGLVDPIPVDAALHLGATHVLVLQTRPEGVPRTPAGGLVERIIARRLRALNPDLVPLAAGRFAVYEDVVTRIATNTTNVLGVRLPAGTPSVSQLERSTEELRAAADAGRAAIAQLLGD; from the coding sequence ATGATGCACCCCGTCCTGGAGCTGCTCCGGGCGCGGGCGGCGGGGGAGGCGCGCGGCGACGCGCGCCTCGCGCTCGTCCTGGAGGGCGGTGGCATGCGCGGCGTCGTGTCCTCCGCGATGGCCGACGCGCTCGAGGCGCGCGACCTGCGCGACGCGTTCGACCTCGTCGTCGGGACCAGCGCCGGCGCGCTGAACGGCGCGGCGTTCCTGGCGGGCGTCGCGCGCGGCTGCACCGACAACTACCTCGACGCCGACCTCGTCAAGCGCTACATCGCGCCGCGCCGCCTGCTGATCGGCAGGGCCGCGGTCGACGTCGCGTTCACGCTGGACCGCAACAACCCCGGGCTGGACGGCGACCGCCACCGCCGCACCGCGGAGTCCGGGAAGCTGCACGCGATCGCGATCGACGTCGCCACCGCCCGGCCGGAGACGCTGAGCGACCTCACGACGCCGGAGGACCTGCGCGGCGGGCTGCTCGCGACCTCGCGGCTCCCCTGGCTCGGCGGCGACCCCGTCGCGTTCCGCGGCCGCCGCTGGCTCGACGGCGGCCTCGTCGACCCGATCCCCGTGGATGCAGCGCTACACCTTGGTGCCACCCATGTGCTGGTCCTTCAGACGCGCCCAGAGGGCGTCCCGCGCACGCCCGCCGGCGGCCTCGTCGAGCGCATCATCGCTCGCCGCCTGCGCGCGCTGAACCCGGACCTCGTCCCGCTCGCCGCCGGCCGCTTCGCCGTCTACGAGGACGTGGTCACCAGGATCGCGACCAACACCACCAACGTGCTCGGCGTCCGCCTCCCGGCCGGCACGCCGTCCGTCTCCCAGCTCGAGCGCAGCACCGAGGAGCTGCGGGCCGCCGCAGACGCGGGGCGCGCAGCGATCGCGCAGCTCCTCGGCGACTAG
- a CDS encoding acyl-CoA dehydrogenase family protein, with amino-acid sequence MGLGLRALNRLAGSDMVDRLGARKPAERVLYRATRDGFKVVGRAGRTFSAAQRLGKPARPRKSGGTGLFDLTPSDEQQMLVEAWRDFASARLRTAAAAAERGEGRDEVFKEAGELGLTMLGVPEELGGAISERSAVTALMAAETLAHGDAGLTVGALAPAAVATALALWGDADQQATYLPALVSDDIPAAALAIAEPRPLFNPNNLETVARRATGGGYILDGLKTLVPRAEDAELLIVAARLEGSQTSALFLVEPRAGGVAVKEDPAMGLRGAGLGRLKLEDVHVGAEALLGAADPAVYAELIARSRLAWAGIAAGAGRAVLDYVIPYVNERIAFGEPVSHRQAVAFTVSNVAIELEGLRLVALRAAARADAEQDFSREAALARQLAARYGMQIGSEGVQLLGGAGYIAEHPVERWYRDLRATGLMEGVLVV; translated from the coding sequence ATGGGGCTTGGGCTCCGGGCGCTGAACCGCCTGGCCGGCTCCGACATGGTGGACCGGCTCGGGGCGCGCAAGCCCGCCGAGCGCGTCCTGTACCGCGCCACGCGCGATGGCTTCAAGGTCGTCGGGCGCGCGGGCCGGACGTTCTCCGCCGCGCAGCGGCTCGGGAAGCCCGCGCGGCCGCGGAAGTCCGGCGGGACGGGGCTGTTCGACCTCACGCCGAGCGACGAGCAGCAGATGCTCGTCGAGGCGTGGCGCGACTTCGCGTCGGCGCGCCTGCGCACCGCCGCGGCCGCCGCCGAGAGGGGCGAGGGCCGCGACGAGGTCTTCAAGGAGGCCGGCGAGCTCGGGCTGACGATGCTCGGCGTGCCCGAGGAGCTGGGCGGCGCGATCTCGGAGCGCAGCGCGGTCACCGCGCTGATGGCCGCCGAGACGCTCGCCCACGGCGACGCCGGCCTGACCGTCGGCGCGCTGGCGCCCGCCGCGGTTGCCACCGCGCTCGCGCTCTGGGGCGACGCCGACCAGCAGGCGACCTACCTGCCCGCGCTGGTCTCCGACGACATCCCGGCGGCCGCGCTGGCGATCGCCGAGCCGCGCCCGCTGTTCAACCCCAACAACCTCGAGACCGTCGCGCGCCGCGCGACCGGCGGCGGCTACATCCTCGACGGGCTGAAGACGCTCGTCCCGCGGGCCGAGGACGCCGAGCTGCTGATCGTCGCCGCGCGCCTGGAGGGCTCGCAGACGTCCGCGCTGTTCCTGGTCGAACCCAGGGCCGGCGGCGTCGCCGTCAAGGAGGACCCGGCGATGGGCCTGCGCGGCGCGGGCCTCGGCCGCCTCAAGCTCGAAGATGTACATGTCGGTGCGGAGGCGCTGCTGGGCGCCGCCGATCCCGCGGTCTACGCCGAGCTGATCGCCCGCTCGCGCCTGGCCTGGGCCGGGATCGCCGCCGGCGCCGGCCGCGCGGTCCTCGACTACGTCATCCCCTACGTGAACGAGCGGATCGCCTTCGGCGAGCCGGTCAGCCACCGCCAGGCGGTCGCGTTCACGGTCTCGAACGTCGCGATCGAGCTGGAGGGCCTGCGCCTCGTCGCGCTGCGCGCCGCCGCCCGCGCCGACGCCGAGCAGGACTTCTCCCGCGAGGCGGCGCTGGCGCGCCAGCTCGCGGCCCGCTACGGCATGCAGATCGGCTCCGAGGGCGTCCAGCTGCTCGGCGGCGCCGGCTACATCGCCGAGCATCCCGTCGAACGCTGGTACCGCGACCTGCGGGCCACCGGCCTCATGGAAGGCGTGCTGGTCGTCTGA